The sequence below is a genomic window from bacterium BMS3Abin14.
CTTCAAGAAGTCTTTTTATGGCCTCGGTGCCGCCGGTGGAAGCCCCCACCATTACTACCTTTTCGGTGGTCCTTATCATGGCCCTGGATGAACGCTTCTTAAGCACCGCGTCGGCGTTCAATTTGGGTGGGATGCCCACGATGGCAGGGACAACAGGGAGGAGCTTCACCCTTGCCCTGGACGCAGCTTTAACCGTATCGCAGAGCCGGATGCGGGATTCTTCCAGAAAACGTTTCGCGCCAAGACGCGGCTTTCGAATGATATCCACAGCCCCGTATTCCAGAGCCTTGATCGTGGTATCCGCGCCCTTATCTGTCAGAGCAGAGCAGATTACCACCGGAATGGGATGCTGGCTCATGATCTTCCGGAGGAAGGTCAGCCCGTCCATCCGCGGCATCTCCACGTCCAGGGTAATCACGTCCGGGACCTGGTCGCGTATTTTCTGGGCAGCTATGTAGGGGTCCGCAGCCGCTCCGATGACCTCTATGTCCCGGTCCATGGCCAGAATCCGGGTCAGTGTTTGACGCACGAGAGCAGAATCGTCAACCACAAGGACCCGGGTTATCCGCGACCGGCCGGCCTTGCCTTGCGTACCAGGAGACATTATCCCGTCTTTCGGTAAACCATGGGAGAAACCTGCCTGACAGGCAGATCGAAGCTGTGAAGAGTTTCTGCATGCCCGAGAAAGAGGTAGCCTCCGTCGACGAGATGGGAGCATATTCTTACAAGAAGCTCTCCCTGGGTGCGTTTGTTGAAGTAGATAATTACATTGCGGAAGAAGATGATATCGAAAGCCACCCTCATTAGATAATTATCATCCATGAGGTTCAGCCTGCGGAAGCTGACCCTGGATCTCAGTTCCGGAACGACGCGCACCAATCCCAGGCGCCGGTCCCTGTTTCGCATCAGGTACTTTCTCTTCATCTCCATGGGGATCGGTTCCGCCCTGTCCTCAGGGTATATCCCGCGCCGGGCCCTCTCAAGAACGCGTGTGGATATGTCCGTACCCAGGATGGAGAACCGGTAGCCGGGATGCTTCGGTGCGAATTCCGA
It includes:
- the cheB_1 gene encoding chemotaxis response regulator protein-glutamate methylesterase, encoding MSPGTQGKAGRSRITRVLVVDDSALVRQTLTRILAMDRDIEVIGAAADPYIAAQKIRDQVPDVITLDVEMPRMDGLTFLRKIMSQHPIPVVICSALTDKGADTTIKALEYGAVDIIRKPRLGAKRFLEESRIRLCDTVKAASRARVKLLPVVPAIVGIPPKLNADAVLKKRSSRAMIRTTEKVVMVGASTGGTEAIKRLLEALPPDAPGIVVVQHMPEHFTKAFARRLDGGCKVTVKEAQNNDTVLQGRVLIAPGNFHTLLKRSGARYYVEVRDGPLVSRHRPSVDVLFRSAAQFAGSNAVGVIMTGMGDDGAQGLLEMKEAGAFTVAQDETTSVIFGMPKEAVQLGAVSDVLPLESIAGRVLKACSL
- the cheR gene encoding chemotaxis protein methyltransferase, whose amino-acid sequence is MKNGNVNMGDLLSVSMSTGVFGRFSTFIQEACGIKMPQVKQTMLESRLRKRLRALNMNSFEDYMNYVFSAEGMKDEVFQMIDAVTTNKTDFFREPAHFQYLQREALPELMGLYGAGQKRPLNVWSAGCSSGKEPYSLAMVISEFAPKHPGYRFSILGTDISTRVLERARRGIYPEDRAEPIPMEMKRKYLMRNRDRRLGLVRVVPELRSRVSFRRLNLMDDNYLMRVAFDIIFFRNVIIYFNKRTQGELLVRICSHLVDGGYLFLGHAETLHSFDLPVRQVSPMVYRKTG